In one Nicotiana sylvestris chromosome 8, ASM39365v2, whole genome shotgun sequence genomic region, the following are encoded:
- the LOC104217527 gene encoding uncharacterized protein: MKGVNMMVNKRREQGQQMQSRPEHFMQDDSGHYQGDLFNDKEEEFQYVNNYQGQRNNNQGQNPQQWWSQGNWNNQGHQGNWSGGNNNQINWNNQGQISKALNTSPKEELPSDTVVNLKGGNNMGHAIEVTSRSGKGEMRPPQIRPNLEVQLGQISQTLNTSPKGELPSDTMVNPKGGNNMGHAMDMTARSGKANEEVRIDIDDSLEETQEEVNPSREYVIDMLESVVPKAKAPMPRPPPLYPQRLVKNNSENQFKKCIDMMKNLSINVPLVEALEQIPGYAKFMNDLVTKKRSMNCETIKMTHQVSAIVNLIAIKLEDPGAFTIPCTIGSADFAKDLYNVGASINLMPYLVFKTLGIGKLRPTSMRLKMADRTMKRPLVIIDDVFVRVDKFNLPAEFVILDCDVDYQVAIIWVDLSLLQGRLSLTWKTVSSLSGATMNVEDNLEAILINLDDDDEKEGYVECVNTLQGMRFYTYEPRKLSLDLENRKSPPTKPSIKEPPTLELKSLPPHLR, from the exons ATGAAAGGTGTAAATATGATGGTAAATAAGAGACGGGAACAAGGTCAACAAATGCAAAGCCGTCCAGAACACTTCATGCAAGATGATAGTGGTCATTATCAAGGTGATTTATTCAATGACAAAGAAGAAGAATttcaatatgtcaacaattatcaaggccaaagaaaCAATAATCAAGGACAAAATCCACAACAATGGTGGTCgcaaggaaattggaacaaccaaggacaccaaggcaattggagtggtgGTAACAATAATCAAATCAATTGGAATAATCAAG gccaaatctccaAAGCTTTGAACACTAGTCCTAAGGAGGAACTACCTAGTGATACTGTGGTGAAcctgaagggtgggaataatatgGGTCATGCTATAGAGGTGACTTCTAGAAGTGGAAAAGGGGAGATGCGACCACCTCAAATCAGGCCtaatttggaggttcaattaggccaaatctcccAAACTTTGAACACTAGTCCTAAGGGGGAACTACCTAGTGATACTatggtgaacccgaagggtgggaataatatgGGACATGCTATGGACATGACTGCTAGAAGTGGAAAAG CTAATGAAgaggtgagaattgatattgatgatagttTGGAGGAGACACAAGAagaagtgaacccgtctagggaatacGTGATTGATATGCTGGAATCGGtagtgccaaaggctaaggcaccaatgccaaggcctcctcctctATACCCTCAAAGGCTTGTAAAGAACAACAGtgagaaccaattcaaaaagtGCATTGACATGATGAAAAATTTGTCTATCAATGTACCATTGGTTGAGGCCTTAGAGCAAATTCCGGgatatgcaaagttcatgaacgACTTGGTTACCAAGAAGAGGTCGATGAATTGTGAAACAATTAAgatgacacatcaagtgagtgcTATTGTGAACTTAATAGCTATAAAATTGGAAGATCCGGGCGCCTTCACAATCCCTTGCACTATTGGGAGCGCCGATTTTGCCAAAGATTTATATAATGTTGGGgcgagtatcaacttgatgccctacttggtgttcaaaactttggggaTTGGGAAACTAAGGCCTACTTCCATGAGGCTGAAAATGGCGGATCGTACTATGAAGAGGCCATTagttattattgatgatgtgtttgTTCGTGTTGACAAGTTCAACCTCCCGGCGGAGTTTGTGATTCTTGATTGTGATGTGGACTATCAGGTGGCTATTatttgggtagacctttccttgctacaggGAAGGCTCTCATTGACGTGGAAGacggtgagctcactttccgg TGCCACAATGAATGTTGAGGATAATTTGGAAGCCATTTTGATCAATCTTGACGATGATGATGAGAAAGAAGGTTATGTGGAGTGTGTGAATACATTGCAAGGAATGAGGTTCTATACTTATGAGCCCCgcaagctatctttggatcttgaaaatcggaagtctcctccaacaaagccctcaatcaagGAGCCTCCCACTTTAGAGTTAAAGTCATTGCCTccacatctcag gtag